Proteins from one Nakamurella multipartita DSM 44233 genomic window:
- a CDS encoding uracil-xanthine permease family protein, with protein MALGWTPVGIDSPLPVGTPVKPDERLSWPKTIGVGAQHVVAMFGATFVFPIIMGLDPNLAIMMSGVCTILFLLIVSGKVPSYLGTSASFVGAVVAIRAAGGTTANVTGAILVAGATLAIVGIIVHLVGGQAVRRVLPPVVSGAVVMLIGFNLAPVVAGVYWPQDPGVALTVMAFTILAAVAFRGFFSRIAVFLALIFGFVLSWVLDEVLGPITSATGSGEVTTHMRVDLSGVQDAAWFGLPTLHAPEFQLQFILLALPGVIALIAENTGHVRAVSEMTGQDLDPYLGRALFADGFGTALSSAVGGSPTTTYAENIGVMAATRVYSTAAYYVAAIVAILLGLIPKFGAIVSATPGGVLGGITVVLYGMIGLLGAKIWIENRVDFGNPVNLVPIAAAIIIGIGNVSISFGNDFELSGIALGSIVAIVAYHLARLAAPKRLREPLL; from the coding sequence ATGGCGCTCGGTTGGACTCCGGTCGGCATCGATTCGCCGCTGCCGGTCGGCACCCCGGTCAAGCCGGACGAGCGGCTGAGCTGGCCCAAGACCATCGGGGTCGGCGCGCAGCACGTGGTCGCGATGTTCGGGGCGACGTTCGTCTTCCCGATCATCATGGGGCTCGATCCCAACCTGGCGATCATGATGTCCGGGGTCTGCACGATCCTGTTCCTGCTCATCGTGTCCGGGAAGGTGCCCTCGTACCTGGGCACCTCGGCCAGCTTCGTCGGCGCGGTGGTGGCGATCCGCGCGGCCGGCGGGACCACGGCGAACGTGACCGGGGCAATCCTGGTCGCCGGCGCGACGCTGGCGATCGTCGGCATCATCGTGCATCTGGTCGGCGGCCAGGCCGTGCGCCGGGTGCTGCCGCCGGTGGTCAGCGGTGCGGTCGTGATGCTGATCGGCTTCAACCTGGCTCCCGTGGTCGCCGGCGTGTACTGGCCGCAGGACCCGGGGGTGGCGCTGACCGTCATGGCGTTCACCATCCTGGCCGCGGTCGCCTTCCGCGGCTTCTTCTCCCGCATCGCCGTGTTCCTGGCCCTGATCTTTGGCTTCGTCCTGTCCTGGGTGCTGGACGAGGTGCTCGGCCCGATCACCTCGGCGACCGGGTCCGGCGAGGTCACCACCCACATGCGGGTCGACCTGTCGGGTGTGCAGGACGCCGCCTGGTTCGGCCTGCCGACGCTGCACGCGCCGGAGTTCCAGCTTCAGTTCATCCTGCTGGCCCTGCCCGGGGTGATCGCCCTGATCGCCGAAAACACCGGCCACGTGCGGGCCGTCTCCGAGATGACCGGCCAGGATCTGGACCCGTACCTGGGCCGGGCACTGTTCGCGGACGGGTTCGGCACCGCCCTGTCCTCGGCCGTCGGCGGGTCCCCCACCACCACCTACGCCGAGAACATCGGGGTGATGGCGGCGACCCGGGTGTACTCGACGGCCGCGTACTACGTGGCCGCGATCGTGGCGATCCTGCTCGGGCTGATCCCCAAGTTCGGCGCCATCGTCAGCGCCACCCCGGGCGGGGTGCTCGGCGGGATCACGGTGGTGCTCTACGGCATGATCGGCCTGCTCGGCGCCAAGATCTGGATCGAGAACCGGGTCGACTTCGGCAATCCGGTCAACCTGGTGCCGATCGCCGCGGCCATCATCATCGGCATCGGCAACGTGTCGATCTCGTTCGGCAACGACTTCGAGCTCTCCGGCATCGCCCTGGGTTCGATCGTGGCGATCGTGGCCTACCACCTGGCCCGGCTGGCCGCGCCGAAGCGGCTCCGCGAACCCCTGCTCTGA
- a CDS encoding GntR family transcriptional regulator produces the protein MTSSPVAATPTRANTGEVYDQLRADILGGVHRPGGKLKFAELGERYGASVSVIREALTRLVEARLVESEPRIGFRVAPLSLPDLCDLTATRIDLESLAVRYAIERGDIAWEADLVAAHHRLDRTPIVAAQGPQRVSDEWELAHAAFHRAVLAGCGSPRLIAMTDVLRDGAELYRRWSQPQEPGRDIPAEHRRILQAVLDRDAEAAVHALTEHYQRTAEILERAYAGE, from the coding sequence GTGACCTCCTCCCCCGTCGCCGCCACCCCCACCCGGGCCAACACCGGTGAGGTCTACGACCAACTGCGGGCGGACATCCTCGGCGGCGTTCACCGGCCGGGGGGAAAGCTCAAGTTCGCCGAGCTCGGCGAGCGTTACGGCGCCAGCGTCAGCGTCATCCGGGAGGCGCTGACCCGACTGGTCGAGGCTCGGCTGGTCGAGAGCGAGCCGCGGATCGGGTTCCGGGTGGCGCCCCTGTCGCTGCCCGACTTGTGTGATCTGACGGCCACCCGGATCGACCTGGAGTCCCTGGCCGTGCGGTACGCGATCGAGCGCGGCGACATAGCCTGGGAGGCCGACCTGGTCGCCGCCCACCATCGCCTGGACCGCACGCCGATCGTGGCCGCGCAGGGGCCGCAGCGAGTCTCCGACGAGTGGGAGCTCGCCCACGCGGCCTTCCACCGCGCGGTACTGGCCGGCTGCGGCAGCCCCCGGTTGATCGCCATGACCGACGTGCTGCGCGACGGCGCCGAGTTGTACCGGCGCTGGTCCCAGCCGCAGGAACCCGGCCGGGACATCCCCGCTGAGCACCGGCGCATCCTGCAGGCCGTGCTCGACCGGGACGCCGAGGCGGCCGTCCACGCCTTGACCGAGCACTACCAGCGAACGGCCGAGATCCTGGAACGGGCCTACGCCGGCGAGTAG
- a CDS encoding FAD-dependent oxidoreductase has protein sequence MDDTPAAASADVIVVGAGGGGLPTALFSRWLGDEVILLEKADQVGGTARKAAFWYWIPGNEAMRTAGIDDPREDFLRYVSRLSRPTDYDPQSPTLGLDTWSYQQFEAIYDSASTAAETLREHGALPYRHVAQSCDYWAELPENAAPRGRVLIHEQASPSMADGGLRSVESMTRAALADGISLRTGHRVQRLVVDGPRVAGVEATDHDGRTVRFLARKAVIFATGGFTHDAELRKNYLSLPLYPGCGARTNEGDFVRIAGWAGAQLRNMNYAWMCPISLEGSIAGDPTLTGVFSHGGDSMIMVDAAGRRVVNEKLQYNELAQEFFRWDPVTANYPNRVLISIWDQRAQEHSASADYGNPIVPAPADCPYVIRADTLAELADRVRERLACYSSHTGDWSCPPTSRAT, from the coding sequence GTGGACGACACCCCCGCCGCGGCGTCCGCGGACGTCATCGTGGTCGGCGCCGGCGGCGGCGGTTTGCCGACCGCACTGTTCAGCCGGTGGCTCGGCGACGAGGTGATCCTGCTGGAGAAGGCCGACCAGGTGGGTGGGACCGCGCGCAAAGCCGCCTTCTGGTACTGGATCCCGGGCAATGAGGCCATGCGCACGGCCGGGATCGACGACCCGCGGGAGGATTTCCTGCGTTACGTCAGCCGGCTGTCCCGGCCCACCGACTACGACCCGCAGAGCCCGACCCTGGGCCTGGACACCTGGTCGTACCAGCAATTCGAGGCGATCTACGACAGCGCCTCGACCGCTGCCGAGACCCTGCGCGAGCACGGGGCCCTGCCCTACCGGCACGTCGCGCAGTCCTGCGACTACTGGGCCGAACTGCCCGAGAACGCCGCCCCGCGCGGCCGGGTGCTCATCCACGAGCAGGCGTCCCCGTCGATGGCGGACGGTGGGCTGCGCAGTGTCGAATCGATGACGCGAGCCGCGCTGGCCGACGGCATCAGCCTGCGGACCGGGCACCGGGTCCAGCGACTGGTGGTCGACGGGCCCCGGGTAGCCGGCGTCGAGGCCACCGATCACGACGGACGCACCGTGCGGTTCCTGGCCCGCAAGGCGGTGATCTTCGCCACCGGCGGCTTCACCCACGACGCCGAGCTGCGCAAGAACTACCTCTCGCTGCCGCTGTATCCCGGGTGCGGCGCCCGCACCAATGAGGGCGATTTCGTGCGCATCGCCGGCTGGGCCGGGGCCCAGCTGCGCAACATGAACTACGCCTGGATGTGCCCGATCTCGTTGGAGGGCTCCATCGCCGGCGATCCCACCCTGACCGGCGTTTTCTCCCACGGCGGTGATTCGATGATCATGGTCGACGCCGCCGGCCGGCGGGTGGTCAACGAGAAGCTGCAGTACAACGAGCTGGCCCAGGAGTTCTTCCGCTGGGATCCGGTCACCGCCAACTACCCCAACCGGGTGCTCATCTCGATCTGGGACCAGCGGGCCCAGGAGCACAGCGCGAGCGCCGACTACGGCAACCCGATCGTGCCCGCGCCGGCCGATTGCCCGTACGTGATCCGGGCCGACACCCTGGCCGAGCTGGCCGATCGGGTCCGGGAACGGTTGGCGTGCTACAGCTCCCATACCGGGGACTGGAGCTGTCCGCCGACTTCCAGGGCAACCTGA
- a CDS encoding IS110 family RNA-guided transposase, which yields MTAVQAERQADSSAVEVVGGVDTHKDTHTAAAVDTAGRVLGSAQFPTDAAGYRALLRWLRGFGTLLLVGVEGTGVYGAGLARLLAAQGVAMVEVDRPDRKARRWQGKSDPVDAEAAARAALARVRTGLPKQRDGRVEALRALRVARRSAVGHRADVQRQIKALIVTAPESLRAQLRALPDRELIKVCADQRPDRAGAGDPGTATKIALRSLARRHRALSVEIADLDELLGPLVAQINPGLLALKGIGPDVAGQMLVTAGENADRLTNEAAFAMLCGVAPLPASSGRTTRHRLNRGGDRAANSALWRIVITRMATDQRTKNYIARRTAQGLTKPEIIRCLKRYVAREVFLALTSASAEKRPAKAA from the coding sequence ATGACAGCAGTACAAGCGGAGCGACAAGCAGACTCATCGGCGGTCGAGGTGGTCGGCGGTGTGGACACCCATAAGGACACCCACACCGCGGCAGCGGTGGACACCGCGGGGCGGGTGTTGGGCTCGGCCCAGTTCCCCACCGACGCCGCCGGCTACCGGGCGTTGCTACGGTGGCTGCGCGGGTTCGGGACGCTGCTGCTGGTCGGTGTCGAGGGCACCGGTGTCTACGGGGCCGGCCTGGCCCGATTGCTGGCCGCCCAGGGCGTGGCCATGGTCGAGGTCGACCGGCCCGACCGCAAGGCCCGCCGGTGGCAGGGCAAATCCGATCCCGTCGATGCCGAGGCTGCGGCCCGGGCCGCGTTGGCCCGGGTGCGCACCGGGCTGCCCAAGCAGCGAGACGGTCGTGTCGAGGCGCTGCGGGCATTGCGGGTGGCGCGCCGTTCGGCCGTCGGGCACCGCGCTGACGTGCAGCGACAGATCAAGGCGCTGATCGTCACCGCACCGGAATCGCTGCGCGCCCAGCTGCGGGCGTTGCCCGACCGAGAACTGATCAAGGTCTGCGCCGACCAGCGGCCGGACCGTGCCGGTGCCGGCGATCCGGGCACGGCCACCAAGATCGCGCTGCGCTCTCTTGCTCGGCGCCACCGGGCGCTCAGCGTCGAGATCGCCGATCTCGACGAGCTGCTCGGTCCGCTCGTGGCCCAGATCAACCCCGGGCTGCTCGCACTCAAAGGCATCGGTCCCGACGTGGCCGGGCAGATGCTCGTCACGGCCGGCGAGAATGCCGACCGCCTCACCAACGAGGCCGCCTTCGCGATGCTGTGCGGCGTGGCGCCCTTGCCTGCTTCGTCGGGCAGGACGACCCGGCACCGGCTCAACCGCGGCGGAGACCGAGCCGCCAATAGCGCACTCTGGCGCATCGTCATCACCCGCATGGCCACCGACCAGAGAACCAAGAACTACATCGCCCGACGCACCGCCCAGGGGCTGACCAAGCCCGAGATCATCCGCTGCCTCAAGCGATATGTCGCCCGAGAAGTCTTCCTCGCGCTTACGTCCGCGTCCGCAGAAAAACGACCCGCCAAAGCAGCTTGA
- a CDS encoding VOC family protein, whose amino-acid sequence MSLHRLTHIEIGVPNVAQTADYYQEFGLSRGADGAFSTTDGGEQLRVSHAAARRLVELGVGVDDEDDIARIAAALARAGFAADRPDPRTLEATDPVTRIRATITVQDRLVQPTRSATPYNGPGRVDRSGRAPGVVRTGRVTPRRLGHVVSGTTDLDATVRFLVDGLGFKVSDRIGDKGAFLRCSEDHHNFLALQSPVTYLHHSSWQVDDVDDVGRGACAMLEDHPERHVWGLGRHHAGSNFFWYLKDPAGNFSEYFSDMDVIPEDEIWEPEVLEGARGLFNWGPPPPPSFLKPEDLGALMVGAHSK is encoded by the coding sequence GTGAGCCTGCACCGGTTGACCCACATCGAGATCGGCGTGCCGAACGTCGCGCAAACCGCTGACTACTACCAGGAGTTCGGCCTGAGTCGGGGCGCCGACGGCGCGTTCTCGACGACGGACGGCGGCGAGCAGCTGCGGGTCAGCCACGCGGCCGCCCGGCGCCTGGTCGAGCTGGGGGTCGGCGTCGACGACGAGGACGACATCGCCCGCATCGCCGCCGCTTTGGCCCGCGCCGGGTTCGCCGCCGACCGGCCCGATCCCCGGACCCTGGAGGCCACCGATCCGGTCACCCGGATCCGGGCCACGATCACGGTGCAGGACCGGCTGGTCCAGCCGACCCGGTCGGCGACCCCGTACAACGGACCGGGCCGGGTCGACCGGTCGGGGCGGGCGCCCGGCGTCGTGCGGACCGGGCGGGTCACCCCGCGCCGGCTGGGTCACGTCGTCTCCGGCACCACCGATCTGGACGCGACGGTGCGGTTCCTGGTGGACGGCCTCGGGTTCAAGGTCTCCGACCGGATCGGGGACAAGGGCGCCTTCCTGCGGTGCAGCGAAGACCACCACAACTTCCTGGCGCTGCAGTCGCCGGTCACCTATCTGCACCATTCGAGCTGGCAGGTCGACGATGTCGACGACGTCGGCCGGGGTGCGTGCGCGATGCTCGAGGACCATCCCGAGCGGCACGTCTGGGGCCTGGGCCGGCATCACGCCGGCTCGAACTTCTTCTGGTACCTCAAGGACCCGGCCGGCAACTTCTCCGAGTACTTCTCCGACATGGATGTCATCCCCGAGGACGAGATCTGGGAACCCGAGGTCCTGGAGGGCGCCCGGGGGTTGTTCAACTGGGGCCCGCCGCCGCCCCCGTCCTTTCTCAAGCCCGAAGACCTGGGTGCGCTGATGGTCGGCGCCCACAGCAAGTAG
- a CDS encoding carbohydrate kinase family protein — translation MPTIAVVGEVVADAVLPPDGISAGVAHLTVHPGGGPANTAVALSRLGSTARFAARISGGALGALCRAKLEESLVDLSASESASEPATLAIARLDATGAASYEFYTDGTADWAWTDASLARLIDGPFTTHPAPVAVHTGSLALALQPSGQVIENLLARARPQMTVSVDPNLRPLLVPVTSYRLWIDRWASLADIVRLSEDDLDLLWPGWTPEQAALHLHACGVPLAVVSLGGDGAFASLRGEQLRVPIAPTTLVDTVGAGDSFHGGLLHHLAEAGQLGGRLDTLTVDGLRDALTFASRVSAINCSRAGANPPWARELA, via the coding sequence ATGCCCACCATCGCCGTGGTCGGCGAAGTCGTCGCCGATGCCGTGCTGCCCCCGGACGGGATTTCTGCGGGCGTCGCCCATCTGACCGTGCACCCCGGCGGTGGACCTGCGAACACGGCGGTCGCCCTGTCCCGGCTGGGCTCGACGGCCCGGTTCGCCGCCCGGATCAGCGGTGGCGCGCTCGGCGCGCTGTGCCGGGCCAAGCTCGAGGAGTCGCTGGTCGACCTGAGCGCGTCGGAAAGTGCCTCGGAGCCGGCCACCCTGGCCATCGCCCGGCTGGACGCGACCGGGGCGGCGTCCTACGAGTTCTACACCGACGGCACCGCCGACTGGGCCTGGACCGACGCCTCCCTGGCCAGGTTGATCGACGGCCCGTTCACCACCCATCCCGCGCCGGTGGCGGTGCACACCGGTTCCCTGGCCCTGGCCCTGCAGCCGTCCGGGCAGGTCATCGAGAACCTGCTGGCCCGGGCCCGACCGCAGATGACCGTCTCGGTCGACCCCAACCTGCGCCCGTTGCTGGTGCCGGTGACCTCCTACCGGCTGTGGATCGACCGGTGGGCCTCGCTGGCCGACATCGTCCGGCTCTCCGAGGACGACCTGGATCTGCTCTGGCCCGGCTGGACGCCGGAGCAGGCGGCGCTGCACCTGCACGCCTGCGGGGTGCCGCTGGCCGTGGTCAGCCTCGGCGGCGACGGCGCGTTCGCCTCCCTGCGCGGCGAGCAGCTCCGGGTGCCCATCGCCCCGACCACCCTGGTCGACACCGTCGGCGCCGGTGACTCGTTCCACGGCGGTCTGCTGCACCACCTGGCCGAGGCCGGGCAGCTCGGCGGGCGCCTGGACACCCTGACCGTCGACGGCCTGCGCGACGCGTTGACCTTCGCCTCCCGGGTCTCGGCGATCAACTGCTCCCGGGCCGGGGCCAACCCGCCGTGGGCCCGGGAACTGGCCTGA
- a CDS encoding FAD-dependent monooxygenase: MNIVTTDVLIVGAGPSGLAMAALLAREGIDAITVTKYGGTAHSPRAHITNQRTMEVFRDLGMEADITRVATANDLMGNNVWATSFAGPEIARLLTWGSGPERRTDYDLASPCAMGNIPQHVMEPVQLQRALDLGADIRFGMEVVAISQDDEGVTAQVRARETGQEFRIHAKYVVGADGGRSLVADQLGFEMDGQMGLGAAVNVWLEADLTKYTAHRPGTLYWMSQPGNDFWVGSGTWICVKPWTEWVLLSMYNPDDGEPDLSEAALIHRAQTTIGDPAVDIRIKAVSQWSINHVVATRFGRGRAFLVGDAAHRHPPANGLGTNTSIQDSFNLAWKLAHVLRGQAGPALLDSYHDERQPVGRQVVDRAMRSVQDMLPISQALGFTHGQSAEDGWASLDELFGATAVGEQRRQRLHAAVQLQNYQFNCHGVELDQRYASTAVIDDGTAWPAPTRDPELYHHPTTHPGARLPHAQLELDRQPVSTLDLVGKGRFTLLAGLRGQDWVEAARKVAADLGIPLDARIVGPQAEAADVLGRWAQLREITDAGALLVRPDHHIAWRSTGSSDAPAADLDTALRRILARADIPATRAGHDPRSAA; encoded by the coding sequence GTGAATATCGTCACCACCGACGTCCTGATCGTCGGGGCCGGCCCGTCCGGCCTGGCCATGGCCGCACTGCTGGCCCGCGAGGGCATCGACGCGATCACCGTGACCAAGTACGGCGGGACGGCGCACTCGCCCCGCGCGCACATCACCAACCAGCGAACCATGGAGGTCTTCCGCGACCTGGGTATGGAGGCCGACATCACCCGGGTCGCGACGGCCAACGACCTGATGGGCAACAACGTGTGGGCGACCAGCTTCGCCGGACCGGAGATCGCCCGCCTGCTCACCTGGGGGTCGGGACCCGAGCGCCGCACCGACTACGACCTGGCCAGCCCCTGCGCCATGGGCAACATCCCGCAGCACGTCATGGAGCCGGTCCAGCTGCAACGAGCCCTCGATCTCGGCGCCGACATCCGTTTCGGGATGGAGGTCGTCGCGATCAGCCAGGACGACGAGGGCGTGACCGCCCAGGTGCGGGCCCGAGAAACCGGTCAGGAATTCCGCATTCACGCCAAGTACGTCGTCGGGGCCGACGGCGGACGGTCGCTGGTGGCCGACCAGCTCGGCTTCGAGATGGACGGCCAGATGGGGCTGGGCGCCGCCGTCAACGTCTGGCTCGAGGCCGACCTCACCAAGTACACGGCCCACCGCCCGGGCACCCTGTATTGGATGAGCCAGCCGGGCAACGACTTCTGGGTCGGCTCCGGGACCTGGATCTGCGTCAAACCGTGGACCGAATGGGTCCTGCTGTCCATGTACAACCCCGACGACGGCGAACCCGACCTGTCCGAGGCCGCCCTGATCCACCGGGCCCAGACCACGATCGGCGACCCCGCCGTCGACATCCGGATCAAGGCGGTGAGCCAGTGGTCGATCAACCACGTGGTGGCCACCCGATTCGGCCGCGGCCGGGCGTTTCTCGTCGGCGACGCGGCCCACCGGCATCCCCCGGCCAACGGGCTGGGCACCAACACCTCCATCCAGGACTCGTTCAACCTGGCCTGGAAACTGGCCCACGTGCTGCGCGGGCAGGCCGGGCCGGCCCTGCTGGACAGCTATCACGACGAGCGGCAGCCGGTCGGCCGGCAGGTCGTCGACCGGGCGATGCGCAGCGTGCAGGACATGCTGCCGATCTCGCAGGCCCTGGGCTTCACCCACGGGCAGAGCGCCGAGGACGGGTGGGCCAGTCTGGACGAGCTGTTCGGCGCCACCGCGGTGGGCGAGCAGCGGCGGCAGCGGCTGCACGCGGCGGTGCAACTGCAGAACTACCAGTTCAACTGCCACGGCGTGGAACTCGACCAGCGATACGCCTCGACCGCGGTGATCGACGACGGCACCGCCTGGCCGGCGCCGACCCGCGATCCGGAGCTGTACCACCACCCGACCACCCACCCCGGGGCCCGGCTGCCGCACGCCCAGCTGGAACTGGACCGGCAGCCCGTCTCGACGCTCGACCTGGTCGGCAAGGGCCGCTTCACCCTGCTGGCCGGCCTGCGCGGGCAGGACTGGGTCGAGGCCGCCCGCAAGGTCGCCGCCGATCTCGGCATCCCCTTGGACGCCAGGATCGTCGGACCCCAGGCCGAGGCGGCTGACGTCCTGGGCCGGTGGGCGCAGCTGCGGGAGATCACCGACGCCGGCGCCCTGCTGGTCCGCCCCGACCACCACATCGCCTGGCGCTCAACGGGATCCTCCGATGCGCCGGCCGCCGACCTGGACACCGCCCTGCGCCGCATCCTCGCCCGCGCCGACATCCCGGCCACCCGCGCCGGCCACGACCCCAGGAGTGCCGCGTGA
- the pheA gene encoding prephenate dehydratase: MGQRESTGRQRWAYLGPEGTFTEQASRALAERLTGPIDLAPAGSVSLALDEVRTGRADAACVAMESSVEGAVPVTQDELTHGEPLLITAEAYVPVTFDLLVRPGTDRSAIRTVGAHPHGHAQIRGWLAAELPAAEAVMTASNAAAAAAVAAGELDAAAAAPVAGSRYGLQTLVADVGEVRDAVTRFVLLRRPDRPPAPTGNDRTSLVLSVGNHPGSLLTVLGEFASRGINLTRLESRPTRSRMGVYYFLVDADGHLNDPAMADVVAALIRRQALLRWLGSYPRAAGVNEVTADFATPDAYRQADDQVRRWQRGG, from the coding sequence GTGGGGCAGCGGGAGTCAACGGGGCGGCAACGCTGGGCCTATCTGGGTCCGGAAGGCACGTTCACCGAACAGGCTTCCCGCGCGCTGGCCGAGCGGCTGACCGGCCCGATCGACCTGGCGCCGGCCGGGTCGGTGTCGCTGGCCCTGGACGAGGTCCGGACCGGCCGGGCGGACGCCGCCTGCGTGGCGATGGAGAGCTCGGTCGAGGGCGCCGTCCCGGTCACCCAGGATGAGCTCACCCACGGCGAGCCGCTGCTGATCACCGCCGAGGCCTACGTCCCGGTCACCTTCGACCTGCTGGTCCGGCCGGGCACGGACCGGTCGGCCATCCGGACGGTGGGGGCGCACCCGCACGGGCATGCCCAGATCCGCGGCTGGCTGGCCGCCGAACTCCCGGCCGCCGAGGCCGTGATGACCGCCTCGAACGCGGCGGCCGCGGCTGCCGTGGCCGCCGGTGAGCTGGATGCGGCCGCCGCGGCGCCGGTCGCCGGATCGCGGTATGGCCTGCAGACCCTGGTCGCCGATGTCGGCGAGGTCCGGGACGCGGTGACCCGGTTCGTGCTGTTGCGACGGCCGGACCGGCCACCCGCGCCGACCGGCAACGACCGCACCTCCCTGGTGCTCTCAGTGGGCAACCACCCGGGGTCGCTGCTTACCGTGCTCGGCGAGTTCGCCTCGCGCGGCATCAACCTGACCCGCCTGGAGTCGCGGCCCACCCGGTCCCGGATGGGTGTCTACTACTTTCTCGTCGACGCCGACGGGCATCTGAACGACCCGGCGATGGCCGACGTGGTGGCCGCGCTGATCCGCCGGCAGGCCCTGCTGCGCTGGCTCGGCTCGTACCCTCGGGCGGCCGGCGTCAACGAGGTCACCGCCGACTTCGCCACCCCCGACGCCTACCGGCAGGCCGACGATCAGGTCCGGCGCTGGCAGCGGGGCGGCTGA
- a CDS encoding histidine phosphatase family protein: MRLLLIRHGQTPSNVLGLLDTAPPGPGLTDLGVAQAAALPATLAGERIDLIAASTQPRAQLTAAPLAAERGLTVLVRDGLCEVPAGELEMRGDEPAVRTYLTTVREWMSGNLDVPMPGGPSGHQVLSRFDAVVQEVTAVVADRVGDDGTVALFAHGAMLRTWATARGTDAQQRQDLLARFQPLHNTGMIVVNGSADGWRIQTWAGQALGGPRLDDAPADGPAGGDPTGSGIPSDYSPR; this comes from the coding sequence GTGCGGCTGTTGTTGATCCGGCACGGCCAGACGCCCTCCAACGTGCTCGGCCTGCTGGACACCGCTCCACCCGGGCCTGGCCTGACCGACCTGGGCGTGGCCCAGGCGGCCGCGCTGCCGGCCACCCTGGCCGGCGAGCGGATCGACCTGATCGCCGCGTCCACCCAGCCGCGGGCCCAGCTCACCGCCGCCCCGCTGGCCGCCGAACGTGGGTTGACGGTGCTGGTTCGGGACGGGCTGTGCGAGGTGCCGGCCGGCGAGCTGGAGATGCGCGGCGACGAGCCCGCGGTCCGGACCTACCTGACGACCGTCCGCGAGTGGATGAGCGGCAACCTGGACGTGCCGATGCCGGGCGGGCCGTCCGGGCATCAGGTGCTCTCCCGATTCGACGCCGTCGTGCAGGAGGTCACCGCGGTCGTCGCGGACCGGGTCGGCGACGACGGCACCGTGGCCCTGTTCGCCCACGGGGCGATGCTGCGGACCTGGGCGACCGCCCGCGGCACCGACGCGCAGCAGCGGCAGGACCTGCTCGCCCGGTTCCAGCCGCTGCACAACACCGGGATGATCGTGGTCAACGGCTCGGCCGACGGCTGGCGGATCCAGACCTGGGCCGGGCAGGCGCTGGGCGGGCCCAGGTTGGACGACGCGCCGGCGGACGGCCCGGCCGGTGGTGACCCGACCGGGTCCGGCATCCCCTCGGACTACTCGCCGCGCTGA
- a CDS encoding DUF1707 SHOCT-like domain-containing protein — protein MSGPAIDPRDLRVSDDERAHVLSLLEKATGRGLIDIDEYTERSGKVIAARTRRDLNAVLVDLPGLQIGGRSVGDAVAATTPRTQPSPGYSGAVPHPTGALELLGWGSRTFKGYWSVPPLIVIGGTGASTRLDFTQAQLASSTVTVEFRSNYGGAAEFIVPVGSTVRVESLQMRGGHVHNKVDPRTGGRGMTLVLTGVKKSGSVSVRHPKGKLRDWLS, from the coding sequence GTGTCCGGTCCAGCCATCGATCCGCGCGACCTGCGGGTCTCCGACGACGAGCGCGCGCACGTGCTGAGCCTGCTGGAAAAGGCCACCGGCCGCGGCCTGATCGACATCGACGAGTACACCGAGCGCAGCGGGAAGGTGATTGCCGCCCGCACCCGCCGCGACCTGAACGCGGTGCTGGTCGACCTGCCCGGGCTGCAGATCGGCGGCCGCTCGGTCGGCGACGCGGTCGCCGCCACCACGCCCCGGACGCAGCCGAGTCCGGGGTACTCGGGCGCGGTGCCGCACCCGACCGGGGCGCTGGAGCTGCTGGGCTGGGGCTCGCGCACGTTCAAGGGCTACTGGTCGGTGCCGCCGCTGATCGTCATCGGCGGGACCGGGGCGAGCACCCGGCTCGACTTCACCCAGGCCCAGCTGGCCTCGTCCACCGTGACCGTCGAGTTCCGGTCCAACTACGGCGGGGCCGCGGAGTTCATCGTCCCGGTCGGCAGCACCGTCCGGGTCGAGAGCCTGCAGATGCGCGGCGGCCACGTGCACAACAAGGTGGACCCGCGGACCGGCGGTCGCGGCATGACGCTGGTGCTCACCGGGGTCAAGAAGTCCGGCTCGGTCAGCGTCCGGCACCCCAAGGGCAAGCTGCGCGACTGGCTGTCCTGA